One segment of Halomonas sp. TD01 DNA contains the following:
- a CDS encoding NnrU family protein, translated as MTIMIIGLLIFLGSHSVRIFAEDWRRQQIVKHGENTWKLAYSVVSVVGLAIAIYGFGQMRLDPIYVWFPPTGLRHAVALLMVPAFIMLVAAYVPRNAIKAKLGHPMMLAVKIWAFSHLLANGRLGDIIFFAAFLVWAILAFKAAKKRDRLHPANPVSTSAPATIATVVIGLIAYILFALYLHVLVIGVPVFS; from the coding sequence ATGACCATCATGATTATTGGCCTGCTGATTTTTCTTGGCAGCCATTCCGTGCGTATCTTTGCTGAAGACTGGCGTCGGCAACAGATTGTTAAACATGGCGAAAACACCTGGAAACTAGCGTACTCCGTTGTATCAGTGGTTGGGCTAGCAATCGCTATTTATGGTTTTGGCCAAATGCGCCTAGACCCCATCTACGTTTGGTTCCCCCCCACGGGCTTACGCCATGCGGTAGCACTGCTGATGGTGCCTGCCTTTATTATGCTGGTGGCAGCCTATGTGCCGCGCAATGCGATTAAAGCGAAGCTTGGTCATCCGATGATGTTGGCCGTCAAAATTTGGGCGTTTTCACACCTGCTGGCCAACGGAAGACTTGGCGATATTATCTTTTTTGCAGCGTTTTTGGTGTGGGCCATCCTGGCATTTAAGGCGGCCAAAAAGCGTGATCGCCTACATCCCGCTAATCCAGTATCAACCTCGGCTCCCGCGACAATAGCCACCGTTGTGATTGGCTTGATAGCGTATATTTTGTTCGCTCTTTACCTACACGTGTTAGTTATTGGTGTACCTGTTTTTAGCTAG
- a CDS encoding alcohol dehydrogenase catalytic domain-containing protein yields the protein MAEAAPQVPKTMSAMLLTGHGDVDKLQYRQDVITPRPRPGEVLVQVTATAKNNTDRKAREGLYPTKGKEEVTSFAMGGSPTLTFPRIQGADIAGRVAAVGEGVDASRIGERGLLDFNIYADERRDINLTPDYYGHGADGGYADFVVVPADQFHHVSNPELHDAELAAMGMCSYQTAYHMMTSASVSAGERVLVTGASGGVGTALIQLCRIVGAIPYAVSQLDKADALMGLGAEAVIDRGDLSTFVERVLATTDGKPIDAVMDLVGGQMTDLFIDTMIVDMQGRNSYPRLSIAGASGGNISEIMWTRIYLYQVQIFGVSHGTREEAEQLIEWICSGALKPVLHAAFKLSDLHNAERYFVNRGSNYLGKIVIVPDAQWETHGAPFALTTD from the coding sequence ATGGCTGAAGCAGCACCTCAAGTACCGAAGACGATGTCTGCGATGTTATTAACTGGCCACGGTGATGTAGACAAGCTGCAGTATCGGCAGGATGTTATTACCCCTAGACCAAGGCCGGGGGAAGTGCTAGTTCAGGTAACGGCAACGGCCAAAAATAATACTGACCGAAAAGCGCGTGAAGGACTTTACCCTACGAAAGGGAAAGAAGAGGTCACATCGTTTGCCATGGGGGGTTCGCCCACATTGACGTTTCCTCGTATCCAAGGGGCAGATATTGCTGGCCGCGTGGCGGCGGTAGGCGAGGGCGTGGATGCCTCCCGTATTGGTGAACGAGGGCTGCTCGATTTTAATATTTACGCTGATGAGCGCCGCGATATCAATTTAACGCCAGATTATTACGGCCACGGAGCTGATGGCGGCTACGCTGACTTTGTCGTAGTGCCTGCTGATCAGTTCCATCATGTTTCCAACCCTGAGCTGCATGATGCAGAGCTTGCTGCGATGGGTATGTGCTCATATCAGACGGCTTATCACATGATGACGTCTGCCAGCGTAAGCGCAGGTGAACGTGTGCTGGTGACGGGAGCCAGTGGGGGTGTCGGGACGGCGTTAATTCAACTGTGTCGGATCGTGGGCGCTATTCCTTACGCTGTCAGCCAGCTGGATAAGGCCGATGCGCTTATGGGGTTGGGTGCTGAAGCGGTCATTGATCGTGGTGATTTATCGACGTTCGTTGAGCGTGTATTGGCGACTACCGATGGTAAGCCGATTGATGCAGTGATGGACTTGGTTGGTGGACAGATGACCGACCTATTTATCGATACCATGATTGTCGATATGCAGGGACGTAACAGTTATCCGCGGCTATCCATCGCAGGCGCGAGTGGCGGCAATATCAGCGAGATTATGTGGACTCGGATCTACCTGTATCAGGTGCAGATTTTTGGTGTTTCCCACGGTACCCGCGAAGAGGCTGAGCAACTGATTGAATGGATTTGCAGTGGAGCGTTAAAGCCAGTGCTGCACGCAGCCTTTAAGCTCTCAGATCTGCATAACGCTGAGCGTTATTTTGTGAACCGTGGCAGTAACTACTTGGGAAAGATCGTTATTGTTCCTGACGCGCAGTGGGAAACCCACGGTGCGCCGTTTGCCTTAACCACCGACTAG
- the corA gene encoding magnesium/cobalt transporter CorA produces MIRSLLTMPEGDVREGDERLIDDWQATPGSHLWIDMKGEPEERERQLLERFDCHPMAIQDAHKERHPPKIEEFEHHTLIIYRGISSFDAQLNFVPQQVCFFIGERFLITLHAGEALSIERLFNEHGKTLLALSPEHVALKIMYISAGFYIDSLLEFESELSDIEDELLEDGNDVLMRKITTYRSRLVKMRRIFSYHKGITQELTAYDYAHLPRGESETLHAITDVEERFERLYTLTQMYYDICGDLVDGYISISSHQLNITMRVLTVITAIFVPLTFVAGIYGMNFEYMPELRYQYGYFFVWGAMLGIGGSLIWLFKRKNWF; encoded by the coding sequence ATGATTCGCAGCCTACTAACGATGCCAGAAGGTGATGTGCGCGAAGGCGATGAACGCCTTATCGATGACTGGCAAGCGACGCCTGGCAGCCACCTATGGATAGACATGAAAGGTGAGCCTGAGGAGCGTGAACGCCAGCTACTGGAACGCTTTGATTGTCATCCGATGGCAATTCAAGATGCCCACAAGGAGCGTCATCCGCCTAAAATTGAAGAGTTTGAACATCACACACTGATTATTTACCGAGGTATTTCCTCGTTTGATGCTCAGCTAAACTTTGTACCTCAGCAAGTGTGTTTCTTTATCGGCGAGCGTTTTCTAATCACCCTGCACGCCGGTGAGGCGCTTAGTATTGAACGGCTCTTTAACGAGCACGGAAAAACGCTGCTGGCGCTATCCCCAGAGCATGTGGCGCTGAAAATCATGTACATCTCGGCAGGCTTCTATATTGATAGCTTACTGGAATTTGAAAGCGAGCTAAGCGACATAGAAGATGAGCTACTGGAAGATGGTAACGATGTGCTGATGCGGAAAATCACCACCTATCGTTCACGCTTAGTGAAGATGCGGCGTATTTTTAGTTATCACAAAGGTATTACCCAAGAGCTTACGGCCTATGACTACGCTCATCTTCCACGGGGTGAAAGTGAGACGCTGCATGCTATCACAGACGTAGAAGAGCGTTTTGAGCGCCTGTATACACTGACACAAATGTACTACGACATTTGCGGTGATCTCGTCGACGGTTATATTTCGATTTCCTCTCACCAGTTAAATATCACCATGCGCGTATTAACGGTGATTACTGCCATATTTGTGCCGTTGACGTTTGTTGCCGGTATTTATGGCATGAACTTTGAGTACATGCCAGAGCTGCGCTATCAATATGGGTACTTTTTTGTCTGGGGGGCCATGTTGGGTATCGGTGGTAGTTTAATTTGGCTGTTTAAACGTAAAAACTGGTTTTAA